In Cyanobium sp. Tous-M-B4, a single genomic region encodes these proteins:
- the purN gene encoding phosphoribosylglycinamide formyltransferase, producing MPAFSDPSDQQTCVQWPLPPELPPDWASAQPILRLGVMASGAGSNFEALVQACTYGRLQAEVALLVVNNPGCGAQQRAERLAIPCQVHDHRSVASRAALDQALVAAFQAAGVDVVVMAGWMRVVTSTLIGAFPERLINIHPSLLPSFRGLDAVGQALAAGVTLAGCTAHLVCEEVDAGRILVQAAVPVLATDDHASLSARIQRQEHRILPLAVALTSQHLTAQQLAAQG from the coding sequence ATGCCCGCTTTTTCAGACCCTAGCGATCAACAGACATGCGTCCAGTGGCCATTGCCACCGGAATTGCCACCGGATTGGGCCAGCGCCCAGCCAATCCTGCGGCTGGGGGTGATGGCTTCGGGAGCCGGCAGCAACTTTGAAGCCCTGGTGCAAGCCTGCACTTACGGCCGGCTCCAGGCAGAGGTGGCCCTGCTGGTGGTCAACAACCCCGGCTGCGGTGCCCAGCAACGGGCCGAGCGCCTCGCCATACCTTGCCAAGTGCATGACCACCGCAGCGTGGCCAGCCGCGCAGCCCTCGACCAGGCCCTGGTGGCGGCTTTTCAGGCAGCTGGCGTTGATGTGGTGGTGATGGCGGGCTGGATGCGCGTCGTCACAAGCACCTTGATCGGCGCCTTCCCCGAGCGTCTGATCAATATTCATCCCTCGCTGCTGCCCAGCTTCCGCGGCCTTGATGCGGTGGGTCAGGCCCTGGCGGCGGGAGTCACCCTGGCCGGCTGCACTGCCCACCTGGTGTGCGAGGAGGTTGATGCAGGGCGCATCCTGGTGCAGGCGGCGGTGCCGGTGTTAGCAACGGACGACCACGCCAGCCTCAGCGCCCGCATCCAGCGCCAGGAGCACCGCATCCTGCCCCTGGCGGTAGCCCTCACCTCCCAGCACCTCACCGCCCAGCAGCTCGCAGCTCAGGGATAA
- a CDS encoding N-acetylmuramoyl-L-alanine amidase, protein MNSSRQPLWIALGAGAMLALGGLGWLARDLSAQPSGGQKRPSLLELLEEVRHPPAAPEPGRRAAPGPPDHPPWQSPLRASCAPGDPAQRLRLQQLAERVQTSPARVQIHPTNFGERFNRDAYGNPVDPTPQLVVLHETVYGIGSAINTFVTPHPRDEDQVSYHSLIGGDGSVVQVLDPSKRAFGAGNSAFNGRWVVTNAKVGGSINNFALHISLETPLDGEDDGPAHSGYTSAQYDALAALLAGWMQRFPIPPSNITTHRAVDLGGERADPRSFRWSELQTRLQNLGLLCKR, encoded by the coding sequence ATGAATTCCAGCCGCCAGCCCCTCTGGATCGCCCTAGGCGCCGGCGCCATGCTCGCCCTGGGCGGGCTTGGCTGGCTGGCTCGAGACCTCTCAGCCCAACCGAGCGGCGGCCAGAAGCGCCCCAGCCTGCTCGAGCTGCTCGAAGAGGTGCGCCACCCTCCGGCAGCGCCTGAGCCGGGCCGCAGGGCGGCACCGGGGCCGCCTGACCATCCGCCTTGGCAATCTCCCCTGCGGGCGAGTTGCGCTCCCGGCGATCCGGCCCAGCGTTTAAGGCTGCAGCAATTGGCAGAAAGGGTCCAAACCTCCCCGGCGCGGGTGCAGATCCACCCCACCAACTTTGGCGAGCGCTTCAATCGTGATGCCTACGGCAATCCGGTTGATCCCACACCCCAGCTGGTGGTCCTGCACGAAACGGTTTACGGCATTGGTTCAGCCATCAACACCTTCGTGACGCCCCATCCCCGCGATGAAGATCAGGTGAGCTACCACAGCTTGATTGGTGGCGATGGCTCGGTGGTGCAGGTGCTCGATCCTTCCAAACGGGCCTTCGGGGCTGGCAATTCGGCCTTCAACGGCCGCTGGGTTGTAACGAACGCCAAGGTGGGAGGTTCGATCAACAACTTCGCCCTGCACATCAGCTTGGAAACGCCCCTCGATGGCGAGGACGACGGACCAGCCCATAGCGGTTACACCTCAGCCCAATACGACGCCCTGGCGGCCCTGCTAGCTGGCTGGATGCAGCGTTTCCCCATCCCCCCGTCAAACATCACCACCCACCGGGCAGTGGACCTGGGCGGGGAGCGAGCTGATCCCCGCAGCTTCCGTTGGTCTGAGTTGCAGACCCGACTGCAAAACCTCGGCCTGCTCTGCAAGCGTTGA
- the ribBA gene encoding bifunctional 3,4-dihydroxy-2-butanone-4-phosphate synthase/GTP cyclohydrolase II, which yields MAFDSVADGLAAIRNGESIVVVDDENRENEGDLICAAQFATPEQINFMATEARGLICLAMEGERLDALDLPLMVDRNTDSNQTAFTVSVDAGPENGVSTGISADDRARTIQVAIHPHTRPADLRRPGHIFPLRAKQGGVLKRAGHTEAAVDLARLSGLYPAGVICEIQNSDGSMARLPQLAAYAKRHGLRLISIAELISYRLDTERFVQRQAEAAMPSAFGDFRAIGYRNELDGSEHVAIIKGQPQLAKEPVLVRVHSECLTGDAFGSLRCDCRPQLEAALRMIEAAGVGVVVYLRQEGRGIGLINKLKAYSLQDTGLDTVEANERLGFAADLRNYGVGAQILSDLGIQRLRLITNNPRKIAGLGGYGLQVEDRVPLVMDAGSHNAAYLQTKRIKLGHLMGDGPSCPIGGPTAVLAWHGQVAASGQQEQLEQLQLWALEQGLQVEREEHPRLLALLDQPQLAVLLSGLDHAGSGVGAVAAALVLMGGWPKSERLSLLLAPDGQRSSHPSADLESEQRPLKDLGTDLIVQPGAFLVWR from the coding sequence ATCGCTTTTGACTCAGTTGCCGATGGTCTCGCCGCGATCCGCAACGGCGAATCAATCGTGGTGGTAGACGATGAAAATCGGGAAAATGAAGGCGATCTGATCTGCGCCGCGCAGTTTGCAACGCCCGAGCAGATCAATTTCATGGCCACCGAAGCCCGGGGCCTGATCTGCCTGGCCATGGAGGGTGAACGGCTCGATGCCCTTGATCTGCCGCTGATGGTGGATCGCAACACCGACAGCAACCAGACGGCCTTCACGGTGAGCGTCGATGCGGGCCCAGAAAACGGCGTCAGCACTGGAATTTCCGCCGATGATCGCGCCCGCACCATCCAGGTGGCGATCCACCCCCACACCCGTCCGGCCGACCTGCGCCGGCCAGGCCACATTTTTCCGCTGCGGGCCAAGCAAGGCGGCGTACTGAAGCGCGCTGGACACACCGAGGCCGCCGTTGATCTCGCCAGGCTTTCGGGCCTCTATCCCGCTGGGGTGATCTGCGAAATTCAAAACAGCGACGGCTCCATGGCCCGGCTACCCCAGCTGGCTGCCTACGCCAAACGCCACGGATTACGCCTGATCAGCATTGCCGAACTGATCAGCTACCGCCTCGATACCGAGCGCTTCGTGCAGCGCCAGGCGGAAGCGGCCATGCCCAGCGCCTTCGGCGACTTCCGCGCCATCGGCTACCGCAACGAACTCGATGGCAGCGAGCACGTTGCCATCATCAAGGGCCAACCGCAGCTGGCTAAAGAGCCAGTGCTGGTGCGGGTGCACAGCGAGTGCCTCACCGGTGATGCCTTTGGTTCGCTGCGCTGCGACTGCCGGCCCCAGCTGGAGGCTGCCCTGCGCATGATCGAAGCGGCTGGCGTTGGGGTGGTGGTGTATCTGCGCCAGGAGGGCCGCGGCATTGGCCTGATCAACAAGCTCAAGGCCTACTCCCTGCAGGACACCGGCCTCGACACAGTGGAAGCGAATGAACGCCTTGGCTTTGCTGCCGACCTGCGCAACTACGGAGTGGGGGCTCAAATCCTCAGCGACCTGGGCATCCAGCGCCTGCGCCTGATCACCAACAACCCGCGCAAGATCGCTGGCCTCGGTGGTTATGGCCTGCAGGTCGAAGACCGGGTGCCGCTGGTGATGGATGCCGGCAGCCACAACGCCGCCTACTTGCAAACCAAGCGCATCAAACTTGGCCATCTGATGGGTGATGGTCCCTCCTGCCCGATCGGCGGACCCACGGCAGTGCTGGCCTGGCACGGCCAGGTTGCGGCCAGCGGTCAGCAGGAGCAGCTGGAGCAGCTGCAGCTTTGGGCCTTGGAGCAGGGGCTGCAGGTGGAGCGCGAGGAGCATCCAAGGCTGCTGGCCCTTCTCGACCAGCCCCAGCTGGCGGTGCTACTTAGCGGACTCGACCATGCCGGCAGCGGTGTGGGGGCCGTTGCTGCGGCGCTGGTGCTGATGGGCGGCTGGCCCAAATCCGAACGACTAAGCCTGCTACTAGCCCCTGATGGCCAACGCAGCAGTCATCCCAGTGCGGATCTGGAGTCGGAACAGCGGCCCCTTAAAGATTTGGGCACCGACCTGATAGTTCAGCCCGGTGCCTTTCTGGTCTGGCGCTGA
- a CDS encoding M61 family metallopeptidase, which produces MPELHLDLTACYQHLVRVRLLHTPRQQSLRLALPAWTPGSYLIRDYVRQLESLEITQAGHQLEPRRTSPSSWQLELPSLEPVEISYSVLAAELTVRTCHLDGDHGFLALAAVVLELEGERWSPHRLQLSLPPSWDAFVPLPELQGPAQGWLAADFDQLIDTPVEVGPHRSHHFSVAGVPHRWVSWGRDLQGADLLDSDPQLLSDLEKVCLACCRLMGVERPAADHYLFVLHLTESGYGGLEHDFSTVLQFGRRVLAKPDGRRKLLQLAAHEYLHQWNVRRLRPAELSPYRYDQAVVVPTLWFAEGITSYVDQLLPHCAGCSSEAELLEDLGADLSRYLLSAGRGLQSLRASSEEAWVKLYRPDAYSPNSQVSYYLKGAVLALVLDLHLRRAGSGLPVVLRQLWASHGAVGRGYQEADLIAAFASQAPDLAELLPRWLSSCEDPPLFGNLAYVGLRLEPRLAGSQELGCRLEPGSGGLVVQRVGRDGPAQRAGLVVGDEWIALDGLRLRSIDDLMVHLRPEAPLIPHQLLFCRDGLVRSTVLLPTPPAVESWQLQLDPATTDPGCAERRRRWLGLEAA; this is translated from the coding sequence GTGCCTGAGCTGCATCTCGACCTCACCGCCTGCTACCAACACCTGGTGCGGGTTCGCCTGCTTCACACTCCCCGTCAGCAGAGCCTGCGCCTGGCCCTGCCGGCCTGGACTCCCGGCTCATACCTGATCCGCGACTATGTGCGGCAGCTTGAGAGTCTGGAAATTACTCAGGCTGGACACCAGCTGGAGCCGCGCCGCACCAGCCCGAGCAGTTGGCAGCTGGAGCTGCCCAGCCTCGAACCAGTTGAAATCAGCTACTCGGTGCTGGCCGCCGAGCTCACGGTGCGCACCTGCCATCTCGATGGCGACCACGGCTTTCTGGCCTTGGCAGCCGTGGTTCTGGAGCTGGAGGGGGAGCGTTGGTCGCCCCACCGGCTGCAGCTCAGCCTTCCGCCCAGCTGGGATGCCTTCGTGCCCCTGCCAGAGCTGCAGGGCCCGGCGCAGGGCTGGCTTGCCGCTGATTTCGACCAACTAATCGATACGCCGGTGGAGGTCGGTCCCCATCGATCCCATCACTTCAGCGTCGCCGGCGTGCCCCATCGCTGGGTGAGTTGGGGCCGCGATCTGCAAGGTGCCGACCTGCTCGACAGTGATCCCCAGCTGCTCAGCGATCTCGAAAAGGTTTGCCTGGCCTGCTGCCGGTTGATGGGCGTTGAGCGACCTGCGGCCGACCACTACCTATTTGTGCTGCACCTCACCGAAAGCGGTTATGGCGGCCTTGAGCACGACTTCAGCACCGTGTTGCAGTTTGGCCGCCGGGTCCTGGCCAAGCCTGATGGGCGCCGCAAGTTGCTGCAGCTAGCCGCCCATGAATACCTGCACCAGTGGAACGTGCGCCGGCTGCGGCCCGCTGAGCTGAGCCCCTATCGCTACGACCAGGCGGTGGTGGTGCCCACCCTCTGGTTTGCCGAGGGCATCACCAGCTATGTGGATCAGCTGTTGCCCCACTGCGCCGGCTGCAGCAGCGAGGCGGAGCTGCTCGAGGATCTGGGCGCGGATCTGAGCCGCTATCTGCTCAGTGCTGGGCGGGGCTTGCAGAGCCTGCGCGCCAGCAGTGAGGAGGCCTGGGTAAAGCTTTACCGCCCCGATGCTTACTCCCCCAACAGCCAGGTGAGCTACTACCTCAAGGGCGCGGTGCTGGCCCTGGTGCTGGACCTGCACCTACGCCGTGCCGGCAGCGGGCTGCCCGTGGTGCTGCGGCAGCTTTGGGCCAGTCATGGCGCCGTAGGCCGGGGTTATCAGGAGGCAGACCTGATTGCTGCCTTTGCCAGCCAGGCGCCCGATTTAGCTGAGCTGTTGCCCCGCTGGCTCAGCTCCTGTGAGGATCCGCCCCTATTTGGCAATCTGGCCTATGTGGGCCTGCGGCTTGAACCCCGGCTGGCCGGTAGCCAGGAGCTGGGCTGCCGCTTGGAGCCAGGCAGCGGCGGTTTAGTTGTGCAGCGGGTGGGCCGCGATGGACCGGCCCAACGGGCGGGGCTGGTAGTGGGCGATGAATGGATTGCCCTCGATGGCCTGCGCCTGCGCAGCATTGACGATTTGATGGTGCATCTGCGGCCGGAGGCTCCCCTGATTCCCCACCAGCTGCTGTTCTGCCGGGACGGTTTGGTGCGCAGCACCGTGCTGCTGCCAACGCCACCAGCAGTGGAGAGCTGGCAGCTCCAGCTCGATCCCGCCACTACTGATCCCGGCTGTGCTGAGCGCCGCCGCCGCTGGCTGGGTCTTGAGGCTGCATGA
- a CDS encoding helicase DnaB, with product MLDPGLSGSISSAAGSGQLADPLQFSPDELKELQRRFGVHGPQPRLAQLFTSGIDQLEPLRSHTLGRLVELRPLILAESRRQKINPVLVTAVLFDEMRHAKPGEDLPLAAHSGLFSTHGPAQLSLGEMVHQGLLPANASEAEITEARNQLLDPERNVVLLVGKFARLSRALELPQRPLQASGNPRDAKALATLAYLHNGKLDYPRRILRTMQDPELHALLYATRKQAPAPLI from the coding sequence CTGCTTGATCCCGGTCTCAGCGGCAGCATCAGCTCCGCTGCTGGCTCGGGGCAACTTGCAGATCCGCTGCAATTTTCACCAGACGAACTTAAGGAGCTGCAGCGCCGCTTTGGTGTCCACGGACCCCAGCCCCGCCTGGCCCAGTTATTCACCAGTGGTATCGACCAATTAGAGCCGCTGCGCAGCCACACCCTGGGGCGCTTGGTCGAGCTTCGTCCCCTGATCCTGGCCGAATCCCGGCGCCAGAAGATCAATCCCGTTTTGGTGACAGCAGTGTTGTTCGACGAAATGCGGCACGCCAAACCGGGCGAAGATCTGCCCCTGGCGGCCCATTCCGGCTTATTCAGCACCCATGGCCCCGCCCAGCTAAGTCTCGGCGAAATGGTGCACCAGGGCCTGCTGCCGGCCAATGCCTCCGAAGCCGAAATCACCGAGGCCCGCAACCAGCTGCTCGATCCCGAACGCAACGTGGTGCTGCTGGTGGGCAAATTCGCTCGCCTCAGCCGCGCCCTCGAGCTGCCCCAACGCCCCCTGCAGGCCAGCGGCAACCCCCGTGACGCCAAGGCCCTAGCCACCCTGGCCTACCTCCACAACGGCAAGCTCGACTACCCCCGCCGCATCCTGCGCACCATGCAGGATCCCGAACTCCACGCCCTGCTGTACGCCACCCGTAAACAGGCCCCAGCACCACTAATTTGA
- a CDS encoding glucose-6-phosphate isomerase, whose translation MLANFDGSNAEIQWQRFCDLLWYESDLGIWLDMSRMAIGQADLDALAPRFDLAFAAMAALEGGAIANQDEQRQVGHYWLRTPELAPDAATTAHINAEVERIETFGREVLDGSLSAPNGQPFTDVLWIGIGGSGLGPLLMVRALQEEGQGLPFHFFDNVDPAGMSRTLAALDGRLATTLVVVVSKSGGTPEPHIGMEQAQARLEARGGQWAAQAVAVTMLDSKLDQVAVAGQWLRRFDMFDWVGGRTSITSAVGLLPAALVGADLRGFLAGAARMDALTRVSDLLQNPAALMAAAWFVAGHGQGKRDMVVLPYRDRLEVFSRYLQQLVMESLGKKHDRGGEVVHQGIAVYGNKGSTDQHAYVQQLRDGIDNFFVTFIEALEEPSDIPPIGDEIPGDFLDGFLQGTRSALMEGGRQSLSITLRRFDATALGALIALFERAVGLYAELVNVNAYDQPGVEAGKKAAALILALQERLEALLSDGQERSLQELQLALGTDSPESLFWILRHLCANPRGYQVTGDWGSPAAMKFAKV comes from the coding sequence ATGCTTGCCAACTTTGATGGCTCCAATGCCGAGATCCAATGGCAGCGCTTTTGCGACTTGCTTTGGTATGAAAGCGATCTTGGTATTTGGCTCGATATGAGTCGCATGGCGATCGGCCAGGCCGATCTCGATGCCTTGGCTCCCCGATTCGACCTGGCCTTTGCGGCGATGGCGGCCCTAGAGGGTGGTGCGATTGCCAACCAGGATGAACAGCGCCAGGTTGGCCACTACTGGCTGCGCACCCCAGAGCTGGCACCAGACGCCGCCACCACCGCGCACATCAACGCCGAGGTGGAGCGGATTGAGACCTTTGGCCGCGAAGTTCTCGACGGCAGCCTCTCTGCTCCAAACGGTCAGCCGTTCACCGACGTGCTTTGGATCGGTATTGGCGGTTCCGGCCTCGGCCCGCTGCTGATGGTGCGCGCCCTGCAGGAAGAGGGTCAGGGTCTCCCCTTCCACTTCTTCGACAACGTTGACCCCGCCGGGATGAGTCGCACCTTGGCGGCCCTAGACGGCCGCCTAGCCACCACCTTGGTGGTGGTGGTGAGCAAGTCGGGCGGCACCCCTGAGCCCCATATCGGCATGGAGCAAGCCCAGGCCCGGCTGGAGGCCCGGGGCGGGCAGTGGGCCGCCCAAGCTGTGGCGGTCACCATGCTCGATAGCAAGCTCGATCAGGTGGCCGTGGCCGGTCAGTGGTTGCGCCGCTTTGACATGTTCGATTGGGTGGGCGGCCGCACCAGCATCACCAGTGCCGTTGGCCTGCTGCCGGCGGCCTTGGTGGGTGCCGATCTGCGCGGCTTTCTGGCCGGCGCCGCCCGAATGGACGCCCTGACCCGGGTGTCAGATCTGCTCCAAAACCCGGCTGCCTTGATGGCTGCAGCGTGGTTTGTGGCTGGCCATGGCCAGGGCAAGCGCGACATGGTTGTGCTCCCCTATCGCGATCGGCTGGAGGTGTTCAGCCGCTATCTCCAGCAGTTGGTGATGGAGAGTCTCGGTAAGAAGCACGACCGCGGCGGCGAGGTGGTGCACCAGGGCATTGCCGTTTACGGCAACAAGGGCTCGACCGACCAGCACGCCTACGTGCAGCAGCTGCGCGATGGCATCGACAACTTCTTTGTGACCTTCATCGAGGCACTGGAAGAGCCCAGCGATATCCCGCCCATCGGTGATGAGATCCCTGGCGACTTCCTCGATGGCTTCCTGCAGGGCACCCGTTCGGCCCTGATGGAAGGTGGCCGCCAGAGCCTCTCGATCACCCTGCGCCGCTTTGATGCCACAGCTCTCGGTGCCCTGATCGCCCTGTTTGAGCGCGCCGTCGGCCTCTACGCCGAACTGGTAAATGTCAACGCCTACGACCAGCCGGGGGTGGAGGCCGGCAAAAAGGCAGCAGCCCTGATCCTGGCTCTGCAGGAGCGGCTCGAAGCCCTCCTCAGCGATGGCCAGGAGCGCAGTTTGCAGGAGTTGCAGCTGGCCTTGGGTACGGACAGCCCAGAGAGCCTGTTCTGGATCCTGCGCCACCTCTGCGCCAATCCCCGCGGCTATCAGGTGACTGGTGACTGGGGTTCTCCGGCGGCGATGAAGTTCGCCAAGGTCTGA
- the argC gene encoding N-acetyl-gamma-glutamyl-phosphate reductase, whose translation MANKRVAVIGASGYGGLQTLRLLHQHPALDVSFLGGERSSGKRWSELVPFLPLAGDPVVQTPDPDAIAAAADFAVLSLPNGLAAQLVPPLLQRGVRVVDLSADYRFSSLGRWQEVYASEAREVARSDDDLCAEAVYGLPEWEAEAIRTARLIAAPGCFPTASLLGLLPFLKQGLIDTTGIVIDAKTGTSGGGRAAKEHLLLAECSEAVAPYGVVGHRHTSEIEQLASRVAGHEIQLQFTPHLMPMVRGLLATVYCRLRDPGLTAEDCATLLASAYRQAPCIEVLPVGTYPSTKWVRQTNRALLSVQVDRRTGQLIVMAAIDNLVKGQAGQGVQCLNLMAGLEPTAGLPLLPFYP comes from the coding sequence ATGGCCAACAAGCGTGTTGCGGTGATCGGGGCCAGTGGCTACGGCGGCCTGCAGACCCTGCGCCTGCTCCACCAGCACCCTGCCCTGGATGTCAGCTTCTTGGGCGGCGAGCGCAGCAGCGGCAAGCGCTGGAGTGAGCTGGTGCCCTTTTTGCCCCTGGCCGGCGACCCGGTGGTGCAAACCCCAGATCCCGATGCCATAGCCGCGGCGGCTGATTTCGCGGTGCTCAGCCTGCCCAATGGCCTGGCGGCACAGCTGGTGCCGCCCCTGCTGCAGCGGGGTGTGCGGGTGGTTGATCTTTCCGCCGACTACCGCTTCAGCAGCCTGGGCCGCTGGCAGGAGGTGTATGCCAGCGAGGCCCGGGAGGTGGCCCGCAGCGATGACGACCTCTGCGCTGAGGCCGTCTATGGCTTGCCCGAATGGGAGGCGGAGGCAATTCGCACCGCCCGCTTAATAGCGGCTCCTGGCTGTTTCCCCACGGCCTCACTGCTGGGGCTGCTGCCGTTCTTGAAGCAAGGTCTGATCGACACCACCGGCATCGTCATCGACGCCAAAACCGGCACCTCCGGTGGTGGTCGGGCTGCCAAGGAGCACCTGCTGCTGGCGGAGTGCTCCGAGGCGGTTGCTCCCTACGGGGTGGTGGGCCACCGCCACACCAGTGAGATTGAGCAGCTGGCTAGCCGGGTGGCGGGCCATGAGATCCAGCTGCAGTTCACCCCGCACCTGATGCCGATGGTGCGGGGCCTGCTGGCCACCGTCTACTGCCGTCTGCGCGACCCAGGCCTGACCGCTGAAGACTGCGCCACCCTGCTGGCCTCGGCCTACCGCCAGGCCCCCTGCATTGAGGTGCTGCCGGTGGGCACCTATCCCTCCACCAAATGGGTGCGCCAGACAAACCGGGCCCTGCTCTCGGTGCAGGTGGATCGTCGCACCGGCCAGCTGATCGTGATGGCTGCTATCGACAACCTGGTCAAGGGCCAGGCGGGTCAGGGAGTGCAATGTCTCAACCTGATGGCCGGGCTTGAGCCCACCGCCGGCCTGCCGTTGCTGCCCTTTTATCCCTGA
- a CDS encoding DUF1257 domain-containing protein — protein sequence MSHLTILPTVLRDAEGLAASLVALGHTPIYGGVLKGFAAESQPVLLQVVLPGGERLGWQRHRDGSLALVGDLQRLSRSQSLQRLLGAITRRYAAELALRQAASAFPGAQVSVAS from the coding sequence GTGTCCCACCTCACCATCCTGCCCACAGTGCTGCGCGATGCCGAGGGGCTCGCCGCCAGCTTGGTGGCCCTGGGCCACACCCCCATTTATGGCGGGGTGCTTAAGGGTTTTGCCGCCGAGAGCCAGCCCGTTCTTTTGCAAGTTGTTTTGCCGGGAGGGGAACGGCTGGGCTGGCAGCGCCACCGCGACGGCTCCCTTGCCCTGGTCGGCGACCTGCAGCGCCTTAGCCGCTCCCAGAGCCTGCAGCGCCTGCTTGGCGCCATCACCCGCCGCTACGCCGCTGAGCTGGCCCTGCGCCAGGCCGCTAGCGCCTTTCCTGGGGCCCAGGTGAGCGTGGCGTCCTGA
- a CDS encoding peptidylprolyl isomerase, with translation MTKALMETDAGTIELELFEADAPNTVANFTKLAKEGFYDGLAFHRVIPGFMAQGGCPNSREGARGTAGTGGPGYQIDCEINSQKHQAGTLAMAHAGKNTGGSQFYICHGAQPHLDGVHTVFGHTGNMNVVTALKNGSRITKVTIQD, from the coding sequence GTGACCAAAGCCTTGATGGAGACCGACGCCGGCACCATCGAACTCGAACTGTTCGAGGCCGATGCACCTAACACCGTGGCCAACTTCACCAAGCTCGCCAAGGAGGGCTTCTACGACGGCCTGGCCTTCCACCGCGTGATTCCCGGCTTCATGGCCCAGGGCGGTTGCCCCAATAGCCGTGAAGGCGCCCGTGGCACCGCCGGCACCGGCGGCCCTGGCTACCAGATCGACTGCGAGATCAATAGCCAGAAGCATCAGGCGGGCACCCTGGCCATGGCCCATGCCGGCAAGAACACTGGCGGCTCGCAGTTTTATATCTGCCACGGAGCCCAGCCCCACCTTGACGGTGTGCACACCGTGTTTGGCCACACCGGCAACATGAATGTGGTCACGGCCCTCAAGAACGGCAGCCGAATCACCAAAGTGACAATCCAGGACTGA